A region from the Mycobacterium heidelbergense genome encodes:
- a CDS encoding cytochrome P450: MGKATPTALPPGPRLPRSAQAALSVRHGPRFVAACKRRYGSIFTLRIASIGTLVYLADPADIRTVFAGDPRVFHAGEANSLLSGLLGNTSILVIDEDAHRERRRLMLPPFHRDAVAGQAGLMAEIAAANIAGWPVGKSFAAAPKMSEITLEVILRTVIGATDPARLAALRKVMPRLLRVGPWSTVALVNPKLLRYWPWRGLRRRIAAADRLLYAEIADRRADPNLEASTAVLAVLVRAGGMTDRELRDQLMTLLVAGHDTTATGLSWALERLTRHPAVLAKAVRAAEASSAGDPAGDEYLDALAKETLRVRPPVFDVGRVLTAPVELAGYRLPAGVLVAPGMGLVHGSDAIYPDPDRFDPDRMLGATLSPTTWFPFGGGNRRCLGAGFAMVEMRVVLREILRRVDLSTTTAAGERQKLKHVILVPHRGARIKVRAMRDAGTGPETLSLVPAAAPSGSSNSRPARRHRTANAENR, from the coding sequence ATGGGCAAGGCCACTCCTACCGCGCTTCCGCCCGGACCACGGCTTCCCCGATCGGCCCAGGCGGCATTGAGCGTGCGCCACGGACCGCGCTTCGTCGCCGCCTGTAAACGTCGCTACGGCAGCATTTTCACGCTGCGGATCGCCTCGATCGGCACGCTGGTGTATCTGGCCGATCCCGCCGACATCAGGACGGTGTTCGCCGGCGACCCACGCGTCTTTCATGCCGGCGAAGCGAATTCGCTCTTGAGCGGGTTGCTCGGCAACACTTCGATATTGGTGATCGACGAGGACGCGCATCGGGAGCGGCGTCGTCTGATGTTGCCGCCGTTCCATCGCGACGCCGTCGCGGGCCAAGCCGGGCTGATGGCCGAGATCGCGGCGGCGAACATCGCCGGGTGGCCGGTGGGAAAAAGCTTCGCGGCGGCGCCCAAGATGTCCGAGATCACGCTGGAGGTGATTCTGCGGACGGTCATCGGCGCGACGGACCCGGCCCGGCTCGCCGCGCTGCGCAAGGTCATGCCGCGGCTGCTCAGGGTGGGTCCGTGGTCGACGGTGGCGCTGGTCAACCCGAAGCTGCTTCGTTACTGGCCATGGCGGGGACTGCGCCGTCGAATCGCGGCGGCCGACCGTCTGCTCTACGCGGAGATCGCCGACCGCCGCGCCGACCCCAACCTGGAAGCGAGCACCGCGGTGCTGGCCGTGCTGGTCCGCGCCGGCGGAATGACCGACCGCGAATTGCGTGACCAGCTCATGACGCTGTTGGTGGCCGGGCATGACACCACCGCGACGGGGCTGTCGTGGGCGCTTGAACGCCTGACCCGCCACCCCGCCGTGTTGGCCAAGGCGGTGCGGGCGGCCGAAGCCAGCTCGGCGGGCGACCCGGCCGGCGACGAGTATCTCGACGCGCTGGCGAAGGAGACGCTGCGGGTCCGTCCGCCGGTGTTCGACGTGGGCCGCGTGCTCACCGCCCCGGTCGAGCTGGCCGGGTATCGGCTGCCGGCAGGGGTGCTGGTCGCGCCCGGCATGGGGCTGGTGCACGGCAGCGACGCGATATATCCCGATCCGGACCGATTCGACCCGGACCGGATGCTGGGCGCCACACTGAGCCCGACCACGTGGTTCCCGTTCGGCGGCGGCAACCGGCGCTGCCTGGGCGCCGGATTCGCCATGGTCGAGATGCGCGTGGTGTTGCGCGAGATTTTGCGTCGGGTCGACCTGAGCACCACCACGGCGGCCGGCGAGCGGCAGAAGCTCAAGCACGTCATCCTGGTGCCGCACCGCGGCGCACGCATCAAGGTCCGGGCGATGAGGGACGCGGGGACCGGGCCGGAGACGCTCAGCCTTGTCCCCGCAGCCGCACCATCCGGGTCGTCGAACTCTCGTCCAGCTCGACGACATCGGACCGCGAACGCAGAAAATCGCTGA
- a CDS encoding cytochrome P450 has translation MAVGTAPASVFDADLPTFTYGTEETPAEVYPRLQAAQRQAAVALGPFGPEVLSYRLVRSVLRDTRFQIPPGLNLLAQGITSGPLWDKVVNSLLCLEGDAHHRLRSLTFKAFAPRATLRLHDTMVGVMDELVDRVADAGRCDVVADIARPYPVPIICALLGAPREDWQRFSLWADDVFKAFSFIGDLREVEPVVMGAWRQLDDYVDDMVARRRHSLTDDLLSDLIRAEDDGDCLNAAELRMLAGGLLLAGTDTTRNQVAASVHVLCEHPEQWELLSGHPELAMRAVEETMRHSPIACGTLRLVVEDAELDGYLFPAGTMVLVNTAAANRDPAVYEEPDRVDITREGLPPILTFGGGVHYCLGANLARREIAEALSVLAGRMRNPRIAGPVPWKPMVSLSGPKSLPIEFDADR, from the coding sequence ATGGCCGTCGGTACCGCTCCCGCAAGCGTTTTCGACGCCGATCTGCCGACGTTCACGTATGGCACCGAGGAAACGCCCGCGGAGGTCTACCCCCGTCTGCAGGCGGCGCAACGGCAGGCCGCGGTCGCCCTGGGGCCGTTCGGGCCCGAAGTGCTCTCCTACCGTCTTGTGCGGTCCGTCCTTCGGGATACCCGATTCCAGATCCCGCCCGGGTTGAATTTGCTCGCCCAGGGCATCACGTCAGGTCCGTTGTGGGACAAGGTGGTCAACAGCCTGCTGTGCCTGGAAGGCGACGCACACCATCGGCTGCGCAGCCTGACATTCAAGGCGTTCGCGCCGCGGGCGACCCTGCGCCTGCACGACACCATGGTCGGCGTGATGGACGAGCTGGTCGATCGGGTCGCCGACGCGGGCCGCTGTGACGTCGTCGCCGACATCGCGCGCCCCTATCCGGTCCCGATCATCTGCGCGTTGCTCGGCGCGCCGCGCGAGGATTGGCAACGGTTTTCGTTGTGGGCCGACGACGTCTTCAAGGCCTTCAGCTTCATTGGCGATCTCCGCGAGGTCGAGCCCGTCGTTATGGGTGCGTGGCGGCAGCTCGACGACTATGTCGACGACATGGTGGCCCGGCGCCGGCACAGCCTGACCGACGACCTGCTGTCCGACCTGATCCGCGCGGAGGATGACGGTGACTGCCTCAACGCCGCCGAGCTGCGCATGCTCGCGGGCGGCCTGCTGCTGGCGGGGACGGACACCACCCGCAACCAGGTGGCCGCGTCGGTGCACGTCCTGTGCGAGCACCCGGAGCAGTGGGAGCTGCTGAGCGGGCATCCCGAACTGGCGATGCGCGCGGTCGAGGAAACGATGCGCCACTCGCCGATCGCGTGCGGAACCCTTCGCCTGGTGGTCGAGGACGCCGAGCTCGACGGCTACCTCTTCCCCGCCGGCACGATGGTCCTGGTGAATACCGCTGCGGCCAACCGCGATCCCGCGGTATATGAGGAGCCGGACCGCGTCGACATCACCCGCGAGGGGTTGCCGCCCATCCTCACCTTCGGCGGCGGCGTGCACTACTGCCTCGGCGCCAACCTGGCCCGGCGTGAGATCGCCGAGGCGCTGAGCGTCCTCGCGGGCCGGATGCGGAACCCGCGCATCGCCGGACCGGTGCCCTGGAAGCCGATGGTCAGCCTGAGCGGGCCGAAGAGTTTGCCCATCGAGTTCGACGCGGACCGATAG